CGATCTAATGCAGCGGTTAAGTGACTCAAACCTGTATCAACAGAAACTACTGCTTTCGCTCCAGCAATAACGGTTGCAACATCAGATAGTGATAGTTTAGGTAATACTTCGACATGCTTAAAACCTTGTGCAAGGCGAATCGCTCTTTGCTGTTCGTGCTCGGCTCCCCAAGGTAATTTTATTTTTAATCCCGTTGATTCGGTTAGCTTAATTAATTTTCTCCATGCTTCTTCCGTCCAGTGCTTTTCATCTCGAGTTGTAGCATGTAAAAAAACAAGATATTGCTGATTATCGCTAGGTAAAGATGATAAAAAATGGCGGGCAATAGCATAATCGCCCATTGAATCTGGTAATGTATATTGTAAGCTTTGGGCAAACAACATTCTAACTCGTTCAATGGCATGCATTTGTTTGGGAATAGCATGCTTCACATCATAAAACCAACTGGCAATGGGCTCTTTAATACTTTGACGATCCAAACCATGCTTTATGCCTCGTGCTTTACGAGTTATAAGAAATGCACTTTTAATGAGTCCTTGCGCGTCAATAATACAATCATATTCTTGTTGCCTAAGGGTTTGGATAAACGCTTGGCGTTCTTGGCGAGTATTTTTTGCAAACCAACTTTTGCGCCAACGTCTAATAGCAACAGGTATTACATTATTTACGGCATAATGCCAACTAGGTATTTGAGCAAAACTTTCCTCAACTACCCAATCAAAAGTAATATCAGATAAGTTATTCGCTGCATCAGTTAATGCTGGTAGGGTATGCAGTACATCACCCATTGAAGATGTTTTAACAACTAATACACGCATTATCTATTACTCTTTTTGCTACGCATAATAAGATTCATCAAAGTTTCAAATACTCTATCAGGTTTAATATCTATCAAACTTTGATGATAACCTTGTTCTGTATCGCCTTTACGAACACGATGATAACCTGTAATTAAACGAATAACTTCAGCTTTATCTGATAATGGCGGTGTAAACTCTGGACTACTTGGACCATATAATGCGACTAATGGTCTATCTAGTGCAGCTGCAACATGCATTAAACCTGAATCATTGGTCACTATGGCTTTACAAGCCGCGATTATACCAACAGCTTGTTCAAGCTTAGTTTGACCTGCTAAGTTGATACATTTATCACTATGCACCATTTGAGCAATAATCTGATCGCCAACTTCTCGATCTTTGGCTGAACCAAAAATTATAATTCTAGCATTTTGTTTAACCAACATATCGGCAAGTGTAGCATAATGATAATCTGGCCAACGTTTAGCTGGTCCAAATTCAGCACCAGGACAAAAACCAATTAATGGTTCATCTTGTGGTATCGTAAAAGAGGTTAATGCCTCATCGATTTCTTTTTGCTCAACATTCAATTTTGGCCACAATAGTGGTTGTGGTAGATTTTTTGCTGAATGAATTTGATCTCTTGGATAAGCAAGAGCAACATAGCGCTCAACCATCAAAGGAAACGCGGATTTATCAAGTTTGCGAATATCATTTAATAATCCATAACGCAGTTCACCTTTCCAGCCCGTTCGTTTAGGAATTTTGGCAAAAAAAGGAATAAGTGCAGACTTAAAAGAGTTTGGCAAAACAATAGCATGATCGTAATGATTAGCTATTAATGATCTACCTATTTGACGACGTTTAATGAAAGCAAACTCACCATGACCTATTGGCATCTCAAGCGCTTGGTTGACTTCTGGCATTTTATTTAATAAAGCCCGGCTCCATGCTGGAGCCATAACATCAATTTCATTATTAGGATCAAGCTGCTTTAAAGTACGATATAGGCTTTGTGACATCATCATATCACCAACCCATGAAGGACCAATAATGAGTGTTTTCATCTTATCAATTCCTTTCTATTGTTCGTTAAGCCATTTCATATATTCAGTTGTACCTTCAGTGACAGTTTTAAATTCAATTGGGCATCCAGTCTCTCTAAATTTAGTGAGATCAGCTTGAGTAAAGCTTTGGTATCGTCCTTTTAGGTTATCTGGGAACGGGATATAATCTATTTCCCCTTTTCTATGATAATTAACTACAGCATCAGCTACGGTTTGGAATGATTCAGCTCGACCTGTGCCACAATTGAAAATACCTGAAACTTTATTTTCCCAGAACCATAAATTTACATCAACAACGTCACTTACATAAATAAAATCGCGTTTAAAGTTATCACTACCTGCAAATAGTTTCGGTTTTTCACCTTTGGTAATTTGTTCATTTAAATGGAATGCCACGCTTGCCATGCTACCTTTATGTGATTCACGTGGTCCATAGACGTTAAAATAACGGAATCCACAAACTTGTGACTTAGCTTTAGGTAGAACTTGTCTTACATATTGGTCAAACAGAAATTTAGAATAACCATAAACATTCAATGGTTTTTCATAAGCGCGATCTTCAATGAAATTATCACTGCGTCCACCATAAGTAGCAGCCGAAGATGCATATAAAAATGGAATATCAAGATCTAAACAGCAATCTAACAAATCTTTTGAATATTGATAGTTGTTTTCCATCATAAATTTGCCATCCCATTCTGTGGTAGATGAGCAAGCTCCTTGATGAAAAATAACATCAATATCCATGTCTTCTCCCGATATCACTAATGAGATAAATTCGTCTTTATCCATATAGTCAGCGATATCTAAATCAACTAAATTACTAAATTTAGTGCCATCGGTTAAATCATCGACCACTAAAATATTTTTGTGTCCTTGTTCATTTAACCCTTTAACAATATTACTACCAATAAATCCAGCACCGCCAGTTACAACGATCATATTTAATTCCTTAACCAATAAAATGAATCTACTTATAATACCGATTTATGACAAATTTTTCGAGTGATGATTAATTTTCAAGGCTAGCAAGCGTTGAAAACTCTCAACATAATATAACAACTATTTGCGCAACCATTTGTATGATGGTTGATAAAATATGAATAAGTTCAGTTAGTTAAATATTATTTGCTACGACAATGATTTGGTCATGTCTTGAATGTTACCTAAATTAACATTTTTAAATCGACCGAATATTTTAAATAATCAGGATATGACCTATAAAATAAGTTATAACCATTTTGATATCGTTAATTTGTTTATCAATTAATTTTTTTCGCTGTGACTAAAATATATCTCGCTAAATTAAGATAAGGTTCAGATCGGCAATATTGTTTTTCAAGTTCAAGTAGTTGTTCAAAATGAGTTTCAGCCTTAGACTTATTCGCTAGATAATCGTGGAAAATACGAATTCCTATTTTTTGTAAAATAATAAAATCTAACTGGGTAAGCCAATAATAGACATCTTTAGGCTCTCTTGGAAAATCAGGAGAAAGAGTCTTTTTTTTGCGTTTTGCAAGACCGGCTTGTGTATAGCCAAAATTACCCAATGTGACTGTTTTAAATAGCAGTCCATGATAGTTATAAAACATTAATGATAAATAACCATCTGCTTTTAAGTGTTTTTTTAATGATTGGATTAATTCAATTGGTTCAGCAACCCATTCTAACACGGCATGACAAATAACAATATCGAACTGTTCTTCAAATAAAGTATGAAGTTGTTGTATTGAGCAGCAAAGGCAATTGATTTCAATATTTTCTTCGCTAGCCTTTTGTTTTGCTAGTTCAAGCATTTGTTGCGAAATATCACAAATTGTAACATTATGGCCAAGTTTAGCCAGTCTACAAGCAATTTGACCTTGTCCACCGCCAGCATCAAGGATATTTAGCGGTTTATGTGAAGGATAGTTTGCTAAGATATTTTCAAGTTCTTGCCAAACTACCGCTTCACGAATTCGCCCTTTGGTTGTGCCATAAATATTTTGTGCGAATTTATTGCTTATATCATCAAAATTGCGATCTTGTTTACTCATAAATTACTTTTGACTATTAAGTTGTTGTACTTCAGCATTGATTTCCGCTATTTTATTAGACATTTGCGCATAGCACTGTTCCATTAATGATTTGGCATCTTCTTTGTGAAGATTTTTAGTTTCAATTGGATCGAGCATTTCAACAATCATATGCCCATTATTAATACGATTTAACTTAATATTATTTGTCTCTGATACACAAATTGGCACTATAGGTACCCCAGCAGCTATTGCTGCTTTAAAAGCACCTGTTTTAAAAGGTAACAATCCTCGACCACGGCTACGCGTTCCTTCAGGAAACATCCAGATAGAAATACCACGATCTTGAATTTCTCTAACCACTTGTTCAATGGTATCGCGTGCTTTTGATTTATTGTTACGGTCAATGAGTATATTACCTGTAAGGTAATAGAGTTGTCCAAAAAATGGAATCAATGCTAAACTTTTTTTGCCAACAGTAACGGTTTTCGGTTGTACAATTTCAGCAGCAACAACCATATCATAATTATTTTGGTGATTAGCAATATAAACACAGCTTCCCATATTACTAATCTTTGAATAGGGGCGTGTAATAACTTTTACACCAAATATAGGTTGGAATAAAAAACTGAATAAATGGGCAAATCTAGCTACATTATTAGGATTTCTTGGATTGAATAAGCAAAAAATCACCCCTAAAACACAAATAATAATTCCTGTGATGACGACAAAAATTAAGCGAAAAAGAAAAACCATAATTTACCTCATAAGTTAACTTGGCGTATTATATACATAATCAATGTTAATATACAGTTTGTAAAAATAACGCCGTCTATGGGATGTTTATGCACAGATCAACGATTATTTGGGACGAAAATCAAACTCCAATTTCAACATATTTTGATGATGTATATTTTAATACGGAAGGAGCCATTGACGAAACCCGTTACGTGTTTATTGAAGGTAATGATTTGTATCAACGTTTTTTACACCATGAGCAAGATACATTTATAGTGGGTGAAACAGGTTTCGGTTCAGGTCTTAGTTTTTTGATTTTATGGCAATCATTTTTGAATTTTAGAAATCAATATCCAGATCATATTCTTAAAAAACTTAAATTTTTTAGTGTTGAAAAATTTCCATTGTTGCCAGAAGAATTACTGCAAATACATTTTAATGTATTAAAGACAGATAAATGTCTACAAAAGTTAGCATTACAACTGCAAACCAGTTTAAGTGAAGGTAAAAACATCTGCCAGTTCGATAGCATTACATTGTCTATTTTTTATGATGATGTTAGCTATTTTCCGGATTTCCTAAAAAAACAGAATATATTGATTAATGCTTGGTTTTTTGACGGATTTTCGCCAGCTAAAAACCCTGATATGTGGTCAGAATCTTTGTTTAAAAAATGTTATTTATTAACAGCACTTAATGGTACGTTTGCGACTTTTACTGCTGCAGGATTTGTACGTCGTAACTTAGTTAATGCTGGATTTAATGTTTCCAAACGTAAGGGATTTGGTATAAAGCGTGAAATGTTAATCGGTAATAAAATCATATAGTCTTGTTTCTTTCACAAAACATAAAATTAAGTGAAAAATCTAAATTTGAACGTTCAATTCTTAAATAATATCCTTATAGTCAAGCTAGAGATACTCATAGTGATATGAAATTGGATATATTTTTTATAAAAAATTTATGAATAAATAGAAAGTTAAATCCCATTTTAAGATGGGGTTTAACTAATTATAAATGCTAAAATTAGCTTTTCAGAGCAATTTTAATAAAGATAAAAACCAATTAATCTAATCTTTATATCATGTTGTTAACATTTAGATGCATTATTTTCAAATCCGCCAACATTCATAAATTTTATAGTTTGCCTTAACTTTGATTAATATATTTAAAATTCAAATTGATAAATTACGTCTAATGCTTGAGCCAACCCCGATGTTGCTTCTAAATAAAGACTTGGCATAAGTCTATAACGTAATGTAAAAGTTGCCAAAGAATCAAAAATACCCACTCCATATTTAAGTTGCAGATGCGGTAAAATATAGCCACTTACGACCACTTTAGAACTATCACCAGCGCCTTGAGTATCTAAAGTAAGATTTTTAATCCCAAATATATTACCAATATCACCAATGTATTTGCCCGTTTTGGATGTACCGATTCCGACTAATAATGCTGTCATCATGTCGTTTTCACTCTGATCTGAGTTATCAAGACCTTGTCCACGGATTAAGTAAGATAGTGCTTCTTGCTGAGACATTGTCGGGTCTGAGAAGATGTCAATTCTTGGATCCTCCGATGAACCAGTTACCCGAATTCCTGCTGTAATATTATTTTTATCCATTGAATCTGGGTTACGAATTGCTTCAATATCAAGTTGGGCGCGATCGCTAGGTCCTGAAAAAGTAATCACACCTTTACGAATAATTAAATCTTGACCATAAGCATGAAACCGTCCACTAGGAATTAATACTTCACCATGTAGGTCTAAACCTTTATTAGTTTGAGTAGCAACTAAATGTCCTTTTAGTTTAGCTTTTAAACCAAATGCATCAACAGAAACATCATCCCCGATGTTAATTTCAAGATGACTATTGATTTTCATACCGAATTTTTGTTGTTCTATTTGATTACCATTTCTATCTAGCATCACTTCATCTGGTGATACATCTATACTTGATGCAGGCAGTGAATCAACAGTTATTTTACCTTTTGGTATATTTACTTTACCTAATAAGGTTAACTCATCTTGAGTTGCGTTAATTTTGATATCAGGAACAATACTCATAACAATCATCGGTGGAACCGTTACCTGCATTGCTGCACCATTAACCGTTAAATTAGCCTGCCATTTATCTAAATTTTGCCAGCTTGCATTACCGTTAATATCCACATTACCTGATTGAGTCTTGAGAACACCTTGTAAGCTTGATGATTTACCATTCAATTTTATATCAACCGTTGCTGATTTAATGTCGATAGGTAATTGATTCGATTTTATTTCGCTTTGTTTAAGATTGATATTACCCGTTAGATAAGGATCCATTAACGAACCAGAAAATTTGACTGCTCCATTAATGGCACCTTTAGTATATTCATTTTTATCTAATAATGGGTTAAGTATTGCCAAGGCCAAATTATCAATAATCAATTGACCGCTTAATTTTTTCTGATTATTCGGATCAGTAATAACCAGATCTCCATTAATTTTTCCTAATTGTTTCAGACTAAAATGCCAATCCAATTTGGCCTGTTGTTCATTAAATTCAGCATTAATATTGAATAAATCAAATGGAATAGGTAAAGCTTGATTTGCTACCATCTGTTGAACAAAAATTGTATTACTGGTTATATAAGCTTTAATAGCAGGAGTTTTATTGCTATTTCCGAATTTAATCTCTGCTTTACCATTTACTGTACCAGCAAGTTTTGTTTCTCCATCATTAGGTATA
The sequence above is drawn from the Gilliamella apicola genome and encodes:
- the rfaF gene encoding ADP-heptose--LPS heptosyltransferase RfaF, with amino-acid sequence MKTLIIGPSWVGDMMMSQSLYRTLKQLDPNNEIDVMAPAWSRALLNKMPEVNQALEMPIGHGEFAFIKRRQIGRSLIANHYDHAIVLPNSFKSALIPFFAKIPKRTGWKGELRYGLLNDIRKLDKSAFPLMVERYVALAYPRDQIHSAKNLPQPLLWPKLNVEQKEIDEALTSFTIPQDEPLIGFCPGAEFGPAKRWPDYHYATLADMLVKQNARIIIFGSAKDREVGDQIIAQMVHSDKCINLAGQTKLEQAVGIIAACKAIVTNDSGLMHVAAALDRPLVALYGPSSPEFTPPLSDKAEVIRLITGYHRVRKGDTEQGYHQSLIDIKPDRVFETLMNLIMRSKKSNR
- the rfaD gene encoding ADP-glyceromanno-heptose 6-epimerase, which encodes MIVVTGGAGFIGSNIVKGLNEQGHKNILVVDDLTDGTKFSNLVDLDIADYMDKDEFISLVISGEDMDIDVIFHQGACSSTTEWDGKFMMENNYQYSKDLLDCCLDLDIPFLYASSAATYGGRSDNFIEDRAYEKPLNVYGYSKFLFDQYVRQVLPKAKSQVCGFRYFNVYGPRESHKGSMASVAFHLNEQITKGEKPKLFAGSDNFKRDFIYVSDVVDVNLWFWENKVSGIFNCGTGRAESFQTVADAVVNYHRKGEIDYIPFPDNLKGRYQSFTQADLTKFRETGCPIEFKTVTEGTTEYMKWLNEQ
- a CDS encoding 1-acylglycerol-3-phosphate O-acyltransferase; the protein is MVFLFRLIFVVITGIIICVLGVIFCLFNPRNPNNVARFAHLFSFLFQPIFGVKVITRPYSKISNMGSCVYIANHQNNYDMVVAAEIVQPKTVTVGKKSLALIPFFGQLYYLTGNILIDRNNKSKARDTIEQVVREIQDRGISIWMFPEGTRSRGRGLLPFKTGAFKAAIAAGVPIVPICVSETNNIKLNRINNGHMIVEMLDPIETKNLHKEDAKSLMEQCYAQMSNKIAEINAEVQQLNSQK
- the mnmD gene encoding tRNA (5-methylaminomethyl-2-thiouridine)(34)-methyltransferase MnmD, yielding MHRSTIIWDENQTPISTYFDDVYFNTEGAIDETRYVFIEGNDLYQRFLHHEQDTFIVGETGFGSGLSFLILWQSFLNFRNQYPDHILKKLKFFSVEKFPLLPEELLQIHFNVLKTDKCLQKLALQLQTSLSEGKNICQFDSITLSIFYDDVSYFPDFLKKQNILINAWFFDGFSPAKNPDMWSESLFKKCYLLTALNGTFATFTAAGFVRRNLVNAGFNVSKRKGFGIKREMLIGNKII
- a CDS encoding methyltransferase domain-containing protein gives rise to the protein MSKQDRNFDDISNKFAQNIYGTTKGRIREAVVWQELENILANYPSHKPLNILDAGGGQGQIACRLAKLGHNVTICDISQQMLELAKQKASEENIEINCLCCSIQQLHTLFEEQFDIVICHAVLEWVAEPIELIQSLKKHLKADGYLSLMFYNYHGLLFKTVTLGNFGYTQAGLAKRKKKTLSPDFPREPKDVYYWLTQLDFIILQKIGIRIFHDYLANKSKAETHFEQLLELEKQYCRSEPYLNLARYILVTAKKIN
- the rfaC gene encoding lipopolysaccharide heptosyltransferase RfaC, producing the protein MRVLVVKTSSMGDVLHTLPALTDAANNLSDITFDWVVEESFAQIPSWHYAVNNVIPVAIRRWRKSWFAKNTRQERQAFIQTLRQQEYDCIIDAQGLIKSAFLITRKARGIKHGLDRQSIKEPIASWFYDVKHAIPKQMHAIERVRMLFAQSLQYTLPDSMGDYAIARHFLSSLPSDNQQYLVFLHATTRDEKHWTEEAWRKLIKLTESTGLKIKLPWGAEHEQQRAIRLAQGFKHVEVLPKLSLSDVATVIAGAKAVVSVDTGLSHLTAALDRPNITLFGQTDPKLIGGYGKNQFSIISPEKNMHTIQAEQVHQQLAQFL